Genomic segment of Rhodothermales bacterium:
ACACCGTCACTTCGTCCGTGATACGCCTGCGGTCACGTTTATGCACATCGGCGGCATGGGTCCCGAAAAGGAGCTGGCCAGCGGCGTAAAGGCCGTCCTGGACCGAGTTGCCGAACTGCGGGGTGGAGATCCAGCACAAGCGGAAGCCTCATCCGTAGAGACTACCCTCGATACAACCGAGATCGCTCGGGTGCTCGGGCACAAGGGTGAAATGAACCAGGGCGTTTACAAAGTCACCATCGGCCGGCCGGATGTGGCTCTTATGCATCATGGGGTATCCGTGAGCACTTTCATGGGCTTCAACACGTGGGCCGCCTGGCAAGGCACGCGTGAACGCGCAGCGGTTGCCGGGGATTTTGTGATGCTCGACAGCGAAGTAGCTTCCGTGATCGAGGCGCTCGTGAAACACGGAATCGAAGTCGTGGCCGTCCATAATCATATGGTGCATGAAGAGCCGCGCGTTTTCTTTTTGCACTACTGGGGAACAGGGCCTGCCGACCGTCTGGCGCAGGGATTACGGGCAGCGCTCGATCAGACCGGGAACTGACGTACGTGCTGAACGGCCCACGAATTCAATTCCGACGCCTTTGACCTCTCGCGTCGGTTAGTTCTGGCTCGGCCCCGCGACATCAGCGAAATCTGGGCACTGAATTGGGCCTATAAGCTGCCAGAACGACCACCCACCTCATACCAGGTCGCTAACATGCACAATCCAATCAAAACGGGGTCCGCACGGGACCGATCCCTCTGGGTGGCTACGGCGGAGATGCCGACCTATTCCCCCCTGCGTGAGGACATCCACGCAGACGTCTGCATAGTCGGCGCCGGCATTGCCGGCCTGAGCACCGCCTACCTGCTCACCAGAGCGGGTAAGTCCGTGGTCATCCTCGACGATGGGCCTCTGGCCGGCGGCATGACCGCGGTCACGACCGCCCATCTGTCTAATGCCCTGGATGATCGCTACTTCGAGATCGAGCGTCTGCATGGCGAAAACGGCGCACGCCTCGCGGCGCAGAGTCATGCGGCCGCCATCGACCGCATTGAAGCTATCGTCAGGGAAGAACAGATCGCCTGCGATTTCGAGCGGCTCGACGGTTACCTTTTCCTCGCGTCCGGCGAGGACGAGAAGGTTCTCGACCGCGAGATGGCCGCTGCGCATCGGGCGGGTCTCCGAGACGTGACCCGGGTGAGCCGCGCCCCGTTACAATCCTTCGACACGGGGCCTTGCCTGCGCTTCCCTCGCCAGGCGCAGTTCCACCCGCTGAAATACCTGGCGGCCCTGGCCCGAGCGATCCAGCGCGATGGCGGTCGCATCTTCACCCAGACCCACGCCGACAAGATCAGTGGCGGCTCCACCGCCCGGGTCAAGGCCGGCAGCCACATCGTAACCGCCGCCGCGATCGTGGTCGCCACGAATGCGCCCGTCAACGACCTGCTCGTCATCCACACCAAACAGGCGCCCTACATGTCCTATGTGATCGGGGCGCGCGTGCCGCGCGGCTCTGTAACGAAGGCGCTGTATTGGGATACCGGGGACCCGTACCATTACATCCGACTCCATAACGTTGTGGACGGTGATGCCGAGGCAGTAGGCAGCGGCGAGCATGATATCCTGATTGTTGGCGGGGAGGATCACAAGACGGGCCAGGCCGACGATACACAGGAACGCCATGCCCGGTTGGAGGGCTGGACTCGCGAGCGTTTTCCTTTTATCGAACAGGTCGAGTTCACCTGGGCCGGCCAGGTCATGGAAACCATCGATGGCCTTGCG
This window contains:
- a CDS encoding DUF1259 domain-containing protein, coding for MYKQMFTLGAAIGFLLIACPDPSIAQERPTVGSSESLDIAALKNILGIKGTEQNGEYKVTVPQNDLQVTVDGFSIIPPMGMATWAAFTPAEGGAVVMGDIIMKESELGAVQQVLIEKGLTITGLHRHFVRDTPAVTFMHIGGMGPEKELASGVKAVLDRVAELRGGDPAQAEASSVETTLDTTEIARVLGHKGEMNQGVYKVTIGRPDVALMHHGVSVSTFMGFNTWAAWQGTRERAAVAGDFVMLDSEVASVIEALVKHGIEVVAVHNHMVHEEPRVFFLHYWGTGPADRLAQGLRAALDQTGN
- a CDS encoding FAD-dependent oxidoreductase; this translates as MHNPIKTGSARDRSLWVATAEMPTYSPLREDIHADVCIVGAGIAGLSTAYLLTRAGKSVVILDDGPLAGGMTAVTTAHLSNALDDRYFEIERLHGENGARLAAQSHAAAIDRIEAIVREEQIACDFERLDGYLFLASGEDEKVLDREMAAAHRAGLRDVTRVSRAPLQSFDTGPCLRFPRQAQFHPLKYLAALARAIQRDGGRIFTQTHADKISGGSTARVKAGSHIVTAAAIVVATNAPVNDLLVIHTKQAPYMSYVIGARVPRGSVTKALYWDTGDPYHYIRLHNVVDGDAEAVGSGEHDILIVGGEDHKTGQADDTQERHARLEGWTRERFPFIEQVEFTWAGQVMETIDGLAFIGRNPLDDNNVFIVTGDSGMGMTHGTIAGMLLTDLIMGRANPWETLYDPSRKTLRAAGEYVRETLNMASQYSDWLADGDVRSEDEVARDSGAVLSRGLKKVAVYRDGKGKLHAFSAACTHLGCVVDWNPAEKTWDCPCHGSRFDKLGKVINGPANSDLARA